One part of the Bacillota bacterium genome encodes these proteins:
- a CDS encoding DUF521 domain-containing protein, with the protein MGSPWLALATRRGGPAVPGGVMIMNLSRRDEMMLEGREGPAVRAAMEILVRVGDAYGADELVDAHGVHIGGVSFGTSGEGGLDFALKFASLGARVRVPTTLNISGRDATNWRRFGLPQVFAGKCASMEQAYLSMGCIPTWTCAPYQVGMHPRFGELVAWSESNAIVYANSVLGARTPRYGDFVPLCVAITGRAPRFGLYLDDAREPSVHLAFRGLENHDGGKDVLASAIGHLTGEIAGARVPVLTGIPRSFRADELKALGASAASGGAVGMFHAAGITPEAPTLETVLRGAKPEKYEFSLEDLMGTARRLSSTDGGPVELVALGCPHFSFDEMRRLASALGGRRVSPSTRVWVFTNRVTASWADETGIGGALRESGVEISTDSCLLSWPSEAWDFGSLMTNSGKFAFYSRSRCDAVLLGSLEECAEVAVSGFARR; encoded by the coding sequence ATGGGCAGCCCGTGGCTGGCCCTGGCCACTCGACGAGGTGGGCCGGCGGTACCGGGCGGGGTGATGATAATGAACCTGTCGCGCAGGGACGAAATGATGCTTGAGGGTCGCGAGGGACCGGCGGTCAGGGCGGCGATGGAGATCCTGGTGCGGGTCGGCGACGCTTACGGCGCCGATGAACTCGTCGACGCGCATGGGGTCCACATAGGCGGAGTCTCATTCGGGACTTCCGGTGAAGGCGGTCTCGATTTCGCCCTCAAGTTCGCGTCGCTGGGCGCGCGGGTGAGAGTGCCAACCACCCTCAACATCAGCGGCCGCGACGCGACGAACTGGCGCCGGTTCGGCCTCCCTCAGGTTTTCGCCGGCAAGTGCGCGTCAATGGAGCAGGCATATTTGAGTATGGGGTGCATCCCGACCTGGACGTGCGCCCCATACCAGGTAGGGATGCATCCGCGTTTCGGAGAGCTGGTCGCCTGGTCGGAATCGAATGCGATAGTGTACGCCAATTCTGTGCTCGGAGCCAGGACGCCCAGATATGGCGACTTTGTCCCGCTGTGTGTAGCCATCACCGGACGGGCGCCCAGATTCGGCCTGTATCTCGACGACGCCAGAGAACCCAGCGTGCACCTGGCGTTTCGCGGTCTCGAGAACCACGATGGAGGCAAGGATGTGCTTGCCTCCGCGATAGGGCACCTGACCGGGGAGATAGCGGGGGCAAGGGTGCCCGTGCTGACGGGAATCCCGCGGAGTTTCCGGGCGGACGAACTCAAGGCGTTGGGAGCCAGCGCGGCGTCGGGCGGAGCTGTCGGGATGTTTCATGCCGCCGGAATCACGCCTGAAGCGCCCACCCTGGAAACGGTCCTGAGGGGCGCAAAGCCCGAGAAATACGAATTCTCGCTGGAAGACTTAATGGGCACGGCCCGCCGCCTGTCCTCCACCGACGGGGGCCCCGTGGAGCTGGTCGCCCTCGGATGCCCGCACTTTTCATTTGACGAGATGAGGCGGCTGGCGTCGGCCCTGGGAGGCAGGCGGGTTTCGCCGTCGACCAGGGTGTGGGTGTTCACTAATCGGGTCACTGCGAGCTGGGCGGACGAGACGGGTATCGGTGGGGCGCTGCGCGAGTCCGGCGTCGAAATCAGCACCGACTCGTGCCTGCTGAGCTGGCCCTCGGAAGCATGGGATTTCGGTTCGCTTATGACCAATTCCGGTAAGTTCGCGTTCTACAGCAGGTCCAGATGCGACGCAGTCCTGCTCGGGTCGCTCGAGGAGTGCGCTGAGGTCGCAGTATCTGGTTTCGCCCGGAGGTGA
- a CDS encoding C_GCAxxG_C_C family protein — protein sequence MSEAVAKASEVATTAFRKGFNCAESVLMGLTEAFGLPAVPTVATGFGGGIGRYGDACGAVTGGVMAIGLKANRTSPDQKDLYDAVHAAVRRFMDEFIRAEGGIYCRDLTGYDLRIPEQYAKFHSDKQRREKCLKLVDTAARLAAEVIESACLP from the coding sequence GTGAGTGAAGCGGTGGCGAAGGCGAGCGAGGTTGCGACCACAGCCTTTCGCAAGGGCTTTAACTGTGCTGAGTCCGTCCTGATGGGGCTGACCGAGGCATTCGGACTGCCGGCGGTCCCGACCGTAGCGACGGGGTTCGGCGGGGGGATCGGCCGGTACGGCGACGCGTGCGGAGCGGTTACCGGCGGAGTGATGGCTATCGGTCTGAAGGCCAACAGGACCAGCCCCGATCAAAAGGACCTGTATGACGCAGTCCACGCTGCGGTACGCCGGTTCATGGACGAGTTCATCAGGGCCGAAGGCGGCATATACTGCAGGGACCTTACCGGGTACGATCTTCGCATCCCCGAGCAGTACGCGAAGTTTCATTCGGATAAGCAGAGGCGCGAGAAGTGCCTGAAACTGGTGGACACCGCGGCGAGGCTTGCTGCGGAGGTCATCGAATCAGCGTGCCTGCCCTGA
- a CDS encoding alanine--glyoxylate aminotransferase family protein: MTDESRACYGSSRNSKEVLLMGPGPSNCDPRVLRAMSEPTLGHLDPRFLAIMTETMDLLKSVFQTTNHLTLVMPGTGSAGMETSCVNLLEPGDRAIVCVHGVFGERLADVASRCGAEVTVVEAPRGQPVDPAGVRAAFSRTKGVKVLAIVHAETSTGVLQPLDEIVEIAHSNGAMVLVDTVTSLGGVPVDVDRRGFDFVYSGTQKCLSCPPGLAPVTLNDRAAKVVAERKTKVQSWYLDLNMIQRYWGKERFYHHTAPVNMIYALHEAVRIIAEEGLEARFNRHRQNWSALVAGLEAMGLKPFVAPEFRLPSLTTVSIPEGIDDATGRSRLLNEYNIEIGGGLGAMKGKVWRVGLMGHTSRRHNVLLFLSAMGSVLRSMGFSADVGSALAAAEEVYLAEARRKP, encoded by the coding sequence ATGACCGACGAGTCTAGGGCCTGCTACGGCAGCTCGAGGAATTCGAAGGAAGTGCTCCTGATGGGCCCGGGGCCCAGCAACTGCGACCCGCGGGTCCTGAGGGCGATGTCGGAGCCCACGCTCGGGCATCTCGATCCCAGGTTCCTCGCGATCATGACTGAGACGATGGACCTGCTGAAGTCGGTGTTCCAGACCACCAACCATCTCACACTGGTCATGCCCGGGACGGGGAGCGCCGGGATGGAGACGTCCTGCGTCAACCTGCTAGAGCCGGGCGACCGCGCGATTGTGTGCGTACACGGTGTGTTCGGCGAAAGACTGGCGGACGTCGCCTCGCGCTGTGGCGCCGAGGTGACGGTGGTCGAGGCCCCGCGGGGCCAACCGGTAGACCCGGCCGGCGTTCGTGCGGCCTTCTCGCGCACGAAGGGAGTGAAGGTCCTAGCCATCGTGCACGCCGAAACCTCGACCGGCGTCCTCCAGCCACTGGACGAGATCGTAGAGATAGCCCATTCCAACGGTGCCATGGTGCTGGTCGACACCGTGACGTCTCTCGGTGGTGTGCCTGTCGACGTCGACAGGCGGGGGTTCGACTTCGTTTACTCGGGAACTCAGAAATGCTTGAGCTGCCCGCCTGGACTGGCCCCCGTGACGCTGAACGACAGGGCCGCGAAGGTCGTGGCTGAGCGCAAGACAAAGGTCCAGAGCTGGTACCTGGACCTGAACATGATCCAGAGGTACTGGGGCAAGGAGCGGTTCTACCACCACACCGCACCGGTCAACATGATATACGCGCTGCACGAGGCGGTGAGGATAATCGCGGAAGAAGGGCTGGAGGCGCGGTTCAACCGGCACAGGCAGAACTGGTCGGCGCTCGTAGCGGGCCTTGAGGCGATGGGATTGAAACCATTCGTGGCGCCCGAGTTCCGGCTTCCTTCGCTGACCACCGTATCGATTCCGGAGGGGATAGACGACGCCACTGGGAGGTCGAGGTTGCTTAACGAGTACAACATTGAAATCGGCGGCGGCCTCGGGGCGATGAAGGGGAAGGTCTGGCGCGTGGGCCTCATGGGTCACACGTCGCGGCGACATAACGTGCTGCTGTTTCTTTCGGCCATGGGTTCGGTGCTCAGGTCGATGGGGTTCTCCGCGGACGTGGGGTCTGCCCTGGCAGCGGCGGAAGAGGTCTACTTGGCGGAGGCACGACGGAAGCCGTAA
- a CDS encoding archaeosortase/exosortase family protein, whose product MEEAHIVPVMILSPVAAVAAGWFTIYLFFRKARAWLLAYVVGAVGFTLIAIYLARGSWLEEQVEAGAALAAHWLSSLVGIPTRVFFDAPGTLLVLIVYQVMGWTAVEIDIECSGILELAAFAGLVLFFEGFEWWKRLLILTGGLLLTFGMNVIRILIVVATIHRGGKDAIYLAHTLIGRAVFFAMVIGLYWYVFTRLTMETIRRRISGDR is encoded by the coding sequence ATGGAGGAAGCGCACATCGTACCTGTCATGATCCTTTCTCCGGTTGCGGCCGTAGCGGCCGGCTGGTTCACCATCTATCTGTTCTTCAGGAAGGCCCGCGCGTGGCTCCTGGCTTACGTCGTCGGGGCTGTGGGGTTTACACTCATCGCCATCTACCTCGCGCGCGGGTCCTGGCTGGAGGAGCAGGTGGAAGCCGGCGCGGCGCTCGCGGCTCACTGGCTGTCCAGCCTGGTGGGAATACCCACCCGTGTATTCTTCGATGCTCCTGGAACCCTGCTCGTGCTCATCGTGTATCAGGTGATGGGCTGGACCGCTGTGGAGATCGACATTGAGTGCTCCGGCATACTGGAGTTGGCCGCTTTCGCCGGCCTAGTACTATTCTTCGAGGGATTCGAGTGGTGGAAGCGGCTGCTCATACTCACCGGCGGTCTGCTCCTAACATTCGGGATGAACGTCATCCGCATACTCATCGTCGTCGCCACCATACACCGGGGCGGCAAGGACGCTATCTACCTGGCCCACACCCTTATAGGAAGGGCCGTGTTCTTCGCGATGGTGATCGGGTTATACTGGTACGTCTTTACCCGCCTGACCATGGAGACTATCCGGCGGCGGATTTCGGGTGACCGGTGA
- a CDS encoding dihydrodipicolinate synthase family protein — MKLFSGIFAPVPTPFEGGEVAYGRLKENLAKWSKTSLAGVVVLGSNGEFVLLDEDEKERLIAFTRENLTPDKKVIAGTGCESTRATVRLSKRAHALGADAVLVVTPWYYKGAMTDAALKAHFTAVADRCPCPVMLYNMPRNTGVNLASSLVVQLSAHPNIIGVKDSSGDIVQISNIVAGSRRGFAVFAGSGSFLLPTLMMGGVGGTLAVANVIPDACASIVSLFNGGNLAAARDLQMRILDLNAAVTAKWGIAGLKAALDMIGYFGGDPRPPLLPLGAQQREELKTILDNTLAALEK, encoded by the coding sequence ATGAAGTTGTTCTCTGGGATATTCGCTCCGGTACCAACGCCGTTCGAGGGCGGGGAAGTCGCCTATGGCCGGCTGAAAGAGAACCTGGCCAAATGGTCCAAGACATCGCTGGCCGGCGTGGTCGTTCTGGGCTCGAACGGTGAATTCGTGCTGCTCGACGAGGATGAGAAGGAGCGCCTGATCGCGTTCACGAGGGAAAACCTGACCCCCGACAAGAAGGTGATCGCGGGGACAGGTTGCGAGTCCACCCGCGCCACCGTGCGCCTGTCCAAACGCGCGCACGCGCTCGGCGCCGACGCAGTCCTGGTGGTTACCCCGTGGTACTACAAGGGCGCCATGACGGACGCCGCTCTGAAAGCGCACTTCACGGCCGTAGCGGACCGATGCCCCTGCCCCGTTATGCTGTACAACATGCCGCGCAATACAGGAGTCAACCTGGCGTCTTCGCTGGTTGTCCAGCTGTCCGCCCACCCGAACATCATCGGGGTCAAGGACAGCTCGGGCGACATCGTCCAGATCTCCAACATCGTTGCGGGGTCGCGGCGCGGCTTCGCGGTGTTCGCGGGGTCGGGGAGCTTCCTCCTGCCGACTCTGATGATGGGCGGCGTGGGGGGTACGCTGGCTGTAGCCAACGTGATCCCCGATGCCTGCGCTAGTATAGTCAGTCTCTTCAACGGGGGCAATCTGGCGGCCGCAAGGGACCTTCAGATGCGGATACTGGATCTCAACGCGGCGGTCACCGCCAAATGGGGAATCGCCGGGCTGAAGGCGGCGCTCGACATGATCGGGTACTTCGGTGGCGACCCGAGGCCCCCGCTGCTGCCGCTCGGCGCCCAGCAGCGAGAGGAGCTGAAAACTATACTCGACAATACGCTCGCGGCGTTGGAGAAATGA
- a CDS encoding IclR family transcriptional regulator → MMLGSVDKALSLMELLARERRPMSLGEMASRLGLRPSTLHHIVVTLRRRGFVGQDPATRQYRLGLRAFAVGAAVAETLDIRDAADPYLRRLMEATGETANLAILDGDSVVYVAQSLPDRVMKTFTRLGARVPAHCTGVGKALMADLSPEELGKIIDDCELERFTPKTMCVAADLEAELEKVRAAGFAVDDEEREEGVVCIAAPVRDTTGRAVAAISVSGPAARLGAGGRECLVNLVVTAARELSACLGYAQAEYARSNARAGTDGGRVHNDRRV, encoded by the coding sequence ATGATGCTGGGCTCCGTCGACAAGGCGCTCTCGCTCATGGAGCTCCTGGCTCGCGAGCGACGCCCGATGAGCCTGGGCGAGATGGCTTCGCGCCTCGGTCTGAGGCCGAGCACGCTGCACCACATTGTGGTCACGCTTCGCCGCCGGGGGTTTGTGGGGCAAGACCCGGCCACGCGGCAGTACCGTCTCGGGCTGAGGGCGTTTGCGGTCGGCGCGGCGGTGGCCGAGACGCTGGACATACGAGATGCCGCCGACCCGTATCTCAGGCGGCTCATGGAGGCGACGGGGGAGACTGCCAACCTCGCAATCCTTGACGGCGACTCGGTCGTATACGTCGCTCAGAGTCTACCCGACAGGGTGATGAAAACGTTCACCCGCCTCGGCGCCAGAGTCCCCGCGCACTGCACGGGCGTCGGGAAAGCACTCATGGCGGACCTCAGCCCGGAGGAACTCGGGAAGATCATCGATGACTGTGAACTCGAGAGGTTCACCCCGAAAACCATGTGCGTGGCTGCGGACCTCGAGGCGGAGCTCGAGAAGGTTCGGGCGGCGGGGTTCGCGGTGGACGACGAGGAGCGGGAGGAAGGGGTCGTGTGCATTGCCGCCCCCGTCCGCGACACTACAGGGCGGGCAGTGGCAGCAATCAGCGTCTCCGGCCCCGCCGCCAGGCTCGGAGCCGGCGGCAGGGAGTGCCTTGTGAACCTCGTGGTGACCGCGGCCCGCGAACTCTCGGCGTGCCTCGGTTACGCACAGGCCGAGTACGCGCGTTCGAACGCGCGCGCCGGAACAGACGGAGGGAGGGTGCATAATGACCGACGAGTCTAG
- a CDS encoding glycosyltransferase yields the protein MTVLVLPMFNEERSVRLLREELDRANCVDLIVAVNDGSTDGTLEMLKAWACQDKRLRVVSYTPNRGLPAALVEGFREALRQETDVIVTMDADASHPVSLITTMVDKIKEGYDIVIASRYAAGAAEQGLTTARRLLSLGASIFMKLMFPIKGLRDYSTNYRAYRSSLIKAALLSSTAQVVDSRGFAGVVELLLRLCSLCPRIAEVPLTLLYDRKQSPSKMRVAETILGYLALSLKPRSWSPAGVCLPLSANRRYSRKYQRHTQRL from the coding sequence ATGACCGTACTCGTCCTACCTATGTTTAACGAGGAACGGTCCGTCCGGCTGCTGCGAGAAGAACTGGACCGGGCGAATTGCGTAGATCTGATCGTTGCTGTGAACGATGGGAGTACCGACGGAACGCTGGAAATGCTTAAAGCGTGGGCCTGCCAAGACAAACGACTGAGGGTCGTGTCGTATACTCCTAATCGTGGGCTACCGGCGGCCTTAGTCGAGGGGTTCCGCGAAGCACTTCGTCAAGAGACGGATGTAATTGTAACCATGGATGCTGATGCAAGTCACCCAGTGTCGCTCATTACGACGATGGTTGACAAGATTAAAGAAGGTTACGATATTGTGATTGCCTCGCGATATGCGGCAGGTGCAGCAGAGCAGGGGTTGACTACGGCCCGGCGCTTGCTGAGCCTCGGGGCCTCCATTTTCATGAAGTTGATGTTTCCGATAAAAGGTCTTAGAGATTATTCCACAAATTACCGAGCCTACCGATCTTCCCTGATTAAAGCCGCACTTCTCAGCAGTACGGCACAGGTTGTCGATTCCAGAGGGTTCGCAGGGGTGGTAGAACTTCTGCTCCGCCTGTGCAGTTTGTGCCCTCGGATCGCTGAAGTACCTCTTACTCTACTCTATGATCGAAAGCAGTCGCCCAGCAAGATGAGGGTCGCCGAGACCATCCTCGGGTACCTGGCGTTGAGTCTGAAACCCAGAAGCTGGTCCCCAGCGGGCGTCTGTCTGCCCTTATCTGCTAATCGCCGTTATTCCCGCAAGTATCAGAGACATACCCAGCGCCTTTGA
- a CDS encoding SDR family oxidoreductase, protein MAREGARVAVVARGGEAGAKVVEEIAAAGGEASFFRCNVSSREQVDAMVDAVVQRFGSLEILVNNAGTLSRLPFEDIPEDEWDRVIATNVKSVYLCCQAAGREMIRRGYGRIVNITSIWQEEVLPNRTVYSASKAAVRQLTRVLAAEWGRHNITVNSVAPGVMMTEMARPVLSDPAVSTRFVSRTSTGRLGDPEDLCGLVIYLASEESRHVSGQSIRVDGGYY, encoded by the coding sequence ATGGCTCGCGAAGGGGCGCGCGTGGCGGTGGTCGCGCGCGGGGGTGAAGCCGGAGCGAAGGTTGTGGAGGAGATCGCAGCCGCCGGAGGAGAGGCCTCGTTCTTCCGCTGCAACGTATCCTCGCGGGAACAGGTTGACGCGATGGTGGACGCCGTCGTCCAGCGTTTCGGGAGCCTGGAGATCCTGGTCAACAACGCGGGGACACTGAGCAGGCTGCCGTTCGAAGACATACCTGAAGACGAGTGGGACAGGGTGATCGCCACAAACGTGAAGAGCGTCTACCTGTGCTGCCAGGCGGCCGGCAGGGAGATGATCCGCCGGGGCTACGGGCGCATAGTTAACATAACGTCGATCTGGCAGGAGGAAGTGCTGCCCAACCGCACCGTCTACTCGGCATCCAAGGCGGCCGTGAGGCAACTCACGCGCGTACTCGCGGCCGAGTGGGGGCGCCATAACATCACGGTAAACTCGGTTGCGCCGGGCGTCATGATGACGGAAATGGCGAGGCCCGTGCTCTCCGACCCCGCCGTCTCCACGAGGTTTGTTTCCAGGACATCCACCGGAAGGCTGGGCGACCCCGAGGATCTGTGCGGCCTGGTGATTTACCTGGCCTCCGAGGAATCGAGGCACGTGAGCGGGCAGTCCATCCGCGTGGACGGGGGCTACTACTAA
- a CDS encoding EamA family transporter produces MSMALVSILLGSTGQFLLKLGVTRLGGVRWGPGLFISTIFDVFMEPFIVCGVGLLGISMLIWLAVISRMQLSTAYPLVSLSYVMVTIMSRLFLGEPLTLSKALGMSLILAGITAISR; encoded by the coding sequence ATGTCAATGGCATTGGTTTCAATCCTGCTAGGCAGCACGGGTCAGTTCCTGTTAAAGCTGGGGGTGACAAGGCTCGGAGGAGTAAGATGGGGTCCTGGGCTTTTCATCAGCACAATCTTCGATGTCTTCATGGAACCTTTTATCGTCTGCGGAGTTGGCTTGCTCGGAATCAGCATGCTGATTTGGTTAGCAGTAATCTCGAGGATGCAGCTCTCAACAGCGTACCCTTTGGTGTCACTGTCCTATGTGATGGTCACGATCATGTCGAGGTTGTTCTTGGGCGAACCTCTGACACTATCAAAGGCGCTGGGTATGTCTCTGATACTTGCGGGAATAACGGCGATTAGCAGATAA
- a CDS encoding DUF126 domain-containing protein translates to MAAVTLSISRTVIPGKVKGRAVVTRQPLSLWGGLDPARGVVIEKGHELEGRSWAGFIFAYPEGRGSSTSAAVLVDAVRSGRAPLAVINITTDPVLVTGCIIAEVLYEKRIPVVEVPAESFERLVDGVIVAVDTDLGMVVVEVDEKGTGHSCGGDSNGQRL, encoded by the coding sequence ATGGCCGCGGTAACCCTGTCCATATCCCGTACGGTGATACCGGGGAAGGTCAAGGGGAGGGCGGTGGTCACCCGCCAGCCGCTGTCGTTGTGGGGCGGCCTCGACCCTGCGAGAGGAGTCGTGATCGAGAAGGGGCACGAACTCGAGGGAAGAAGCTGGGCGGGCTTCATCTTCGCGTATCCTGAAGGCAGGGGCTCCAGCACCAGTGCCGCGGTGCTCGTGGACGCGGTCCGCAGCGGCAGAGCGCCGCTGGCAGTCATCAACATCACAACCGATCCGGTTCTCGTGACGGGGTGCATAATTGCGGAGGTTCTGTACGAGAAGCGTATCCCGGTGGTTGAGGTTCCCGCGGAGTCGTTCGAACGCCTGGTTGATGGCGTAATAGTAGCTGTAGACACGGACCTGGGCATGGTCGTCGTAGAAGTGGACGAGAAAGGGACCGGGCATTCTTGTGGAGGTGACAGCAATGGGCAACGGCTTTAA
- the dapA gene encoding 4-hydroxy-tetrahydrodipicolinate synthase yields the protein MLRPSGSWVAIATPFTPDDEVAFEGFHETIDFQAGHGTSALLVMGSTGETSMLSIDERREIIKRVAPYAKGKVPTFFGVTCSNTKETIKLARFAEENEADGVLFVIPSYIRPPQEAVFQFFKTVMQSVSIPTAVYNNPIRVGVNIDPATIARLVDECPNFVADKEAMPNVSQLADVLSLTKGKLHVLCCDYPAYSITIPTLGLGGHGTANIGGNIIPEEMAAMSRPWRTFEDVERTREIFFKYYALLKMLYSVTNPVAVKAALGILGLPCGKPRLPLPEMAPDRMAEMRRLMDELGVTEKYKVR from the coding sequence ATGCTGAGACCGAGTGGGTCGTGGGTTGCCATTGCAACCCCATTCACACCGGATGACGAGGTTGCCTTCGAGGGGTTCCATGAGACTATCGATTTCCAGGCCGGGCACGGGACCTCGGCGCTACTGGTGATGGGCTCCACGGGGGAGACATCGATGCTGTCTATCGACGAGCGCCGCGAGATCATCAAGCGCGTGGCTCCCTACGCGAAGGGGAAGGTGCCCACGTTCTTCGGGGTTACCTGCTCCAACACTAAGGAGACGATTAAACTCGCGCGTTTTGCCGAGGAAAACGAGGCGGACGGGGTGCTGTTTGTCATCCCGTCGTATATCAGACCTCCACAGGAGGCCGTGTTCCAGTTCTTCAAGACGGTCATGCAGAGCGTGTCCATTCCCACCGCGGTGTACAATAACCCGATTCGTGTCGGGGTCAACATCGACCCGGCCACCATAGCCAGGCTGGTGGATGAATGCCCCAACTTCGTTGCCGACAAGGAAGCCATGCCGAACGTCTCGCAGCTCGCGGATGTGCTCAGCCTCACCAAAGGGAAGCTGCACGTTCTGTGCTGCGACTACCCGGCGTATTCGATAACCATACCGACGCTCGGACTGGGTGGGCACGGGACGGCCAACATCGGCGGGAACATCATTCCCGAGGAAATGGCCGCCATGTCCAGGCCGTGGCGGACGTTCGAGGACGTCGAGCGCACGAGGGAGATCTTCTTCAAGTACTACGCGCTATTGAAGATGCTCTACAGCGTCACGAACCCCGTGGCGGTAAAAGCGGCTCTCGGCATCCTCGGGCTACCGTGTGGCAAGCCGCGGCTGCCGCTTCCGGAGATGGCCCCCGACCGCATGGCCGAGATGCGGCGGTTGATGGACGAACTGGGCGTAACGGAGAAGTACAAGGTGAGATAG
- a CDS encoding putative glycosyltransferase, exosortase G system-associated, whose product MLKAALLRFALFWGIWILVPIAIDGISAIAYLWASLTHAELATGDSGVKRPAILATILIPVYNAERSLYRCIESLASQTYPHSAMEIICMGNAVTDNSIREFTRAQARFGSLNAMWVSLSQRGKARALNAGVLLSKGTVVINIDADTRLGPNAVERMVAAFEDDPDLGAASGSIHVDLLPPGAPWWWRLLNACEILEYLAAFRIGRRFQSRQNAVFTLSGAFSAFRRSVVLSTHLYDDKTVSEDTNLTFDIRNVEGGRWRIACIQGAEAFVEPTLSLSKLMSQRLRWQRGQLEVASLYPRYWRTNPISALTHFTSRILLGDHTLSFPRLAWTFIIPYLYLLGYSLPLVAAALWLTYFMYVIVEFLFLLSIRKALWAAYRMPIGNWWHLSLVMPVYRSLIYWFRLAGMIYALCEPASWSAENEIERVKKEAYRLWSRLRRTTERAVARRGGAV is encoded by the coding sequence ATGCTGAAGGCTGCTCTCTTGAGATTTGCCCTGTTCTGGGGCATCTGGATACTGGTACCGATAGCCATCGACGGCATCAGCGCCATCGCATATCTCTGGGCGAGCCTCACCCACGCCGAATTGGCCACGGGCGACAGCGGGGTCAAGCGACCAGCGATACTGGCAACCATCCTGATCCCGGTCTACAACGCCGAACGCAGTCTTTACCGGTGCATTGAGTCGCTGGCATCCCAAACGTACCCACACAGCGCCATGGAGATCATTTGTATGGGCAACGCGGTGACCGACAATAGCATCAGGGAGTTCACGAGAGCACAGGCACGATTCGGTTCGCTCAACGCAATGTGGGTTTCACTTTCACAGCGGGGCAAAGCGCGAGCGCTCAACGCTGGAGTGCTGCTATCCAAAGGCACTGTCGTAATCAACATTGACGCGGACACCCGATTGGGCCCCAACGCAGTGGAACGAATGGTAGCAGCCTTCGAGGACGACCCCGACCTCGGTGCCGCCAGCGGCTCAATACACGTAGACCTCCTGCCCCCCGGCGCACCGTGGTGGTGGAGGTTGCTGAACGCCTGCGAAATCCTCGAGTACCTCGCGGCGTTCCGTATCGGAAGGCGCTTCCAATCCCGCCAAAACGCGGTCTTCACGCTATCCGGCGCCTTCTCCGCATTCAGGCGTTCGGTGGTCCTGAGCACCCACCTGTACGATGACAAGACGGTGTCGGAGGACACGAATCTGACATTCGACATCAGAAACGTGGAAGGGGGCAGGTGGCGGATAGCCTGCATTCAGGGCGCGGAGGCATTTGTGGAGCCGACGCTCTCGCTGTCCAAGCTCATGTCACAAAGGCTCAGGTGGCAGCGAGGACAGCTCGAGGTAGCGTCCCTGTACCCGCGATACTGGAGGACAAACCCCATTTCGGCGCTAACCCATTTCACGAGCCGGATCCTCCTTGGTGATCACACGCTGTCCTTCCCGCGACTGGCATGGACGTTCATAATCCCGTACCTGTACCTCTTGGGGTACTCGCTCCCGCTGGTCGCCGCCGCGCTCTGGCTAACGTATTTCATGTACGTCATCGTTGAGTTCCTGTTCCTGCTGTCCATCAGGAAGGCGTTGTGGGCAGCGTATCGTATGCCCATCGGGAACTGGTGGCATTTGTCCCTGGTCATGCCAGTATACAGGTCGTTGATCTACTGGTTCCGGTTGGCGGGAATGATCTACGCACTGTGCGAGCCGGCGAGCTGGTCGGCTGAGAATGAAATCGAACGGGTGAAGAAGGAGGCCTACAGGCTGTGGAGTCGCCTGCGCCGGACAACCGAGCGCGCTGTTGCCAGGCGAGGGGGGGCCGTCTAG